One part of the Terrimicrobium sacchariphilum genome encodes these proteins:
- a CDS encoding response regulator transcription factor: protein MNDLMKTDFSIAVVDDDESVRESLESLLKSLGFHVSTFESAEAFLVAGELRAAGCVILDVRLGSMSGLDLHRTMLTMDGTPPVVFITAHGNEVLRQKVMADGAIDCLFKPFSEEKLIAAVEKAAAAWEVSREIAPR, encoded by the coding sequence GTGGATGACGACGAGTCTGTCCGGGAAAGCCTGGAAAGCTTGCTCAAGTCCCTGGGCTTTCATGTTTCCACCTTCGAGAGTGCGGAAGCATTCCTGGTCGCAGGAGAGTTGCGGGCGGCGGGATGTGTCATTCTGGACGTCCGGCTTGGCAGTATGAGCGGGCTGGATTTGCATCGGACCATGTTGACGATGGATGGCACGCCCCCGGTCGTGTTTATCACGGCGCATGGTAATGAGGTATTGAGGCAAAAGGTCATGGCCGATGGTGCCATTGACTGTCTCTTCAAGCCCTTCAGCGAGGAAAAGCTTATCGCGGCGGTGGAAAAGGCCGCAGCCGCCTGGGAAGTCAGTCGCGAGATCGCTCCGCGATAA